Proteins encoded together in one Anopheles darlingi chromosome 3, idAnoDarlMG_H_01, whole genome shotgun sequence window:
- the LOC125955137 gene encoding myc box-dependent-interacting protein 1 isoform X6 — protein sequence MAENKGILLAKSVQKHAGRAKEKLLQNLGKVDRTGDEIFDEHLTNFNRQHTCATRLQKEFSNYIRCIRAVQNASKSLMDAIAEVYESQWTGSEALYAQTKSIDTQFQHFSYKLADQVLKQLDTYAMQFPEMKKKIDKRGRKLVDYDSQRHSFQSLQANAAKRKDDIKVTKGREQLEEAKSTYEILNSELHDELPALFDSRILFLVTNLQTLFACEQQFHSETSKVYAELEAIVDKLATESQRGSYTLKKINVISNPSSPAQSPIKANLSIVNTVTNGSANTNGQDTSQNTQLPEPAVSPEDEEHSYQNTDAIKAVAATTISMTVDMKSNDNNVSKEDANEIKMNESGSSEDADPSTETFVTNGAATTDLSPGVLYRVKATYKYVREDVDELSFDVGDIIDVVEYEDPEDQEEGWLMGSKAGTNEKGMFPANFTRPL from the exons ATGGCCGAGAATAAAGGAATTTTACTGGCCAAATCGGTTCAAAAGCACGCTGGAAGGGCGAAGGAAAAG CTCCTTCAAAATCTTGGCAAAGTCGATCGTACGGGGGATGAAATATTTGACGAACATTTAACGAATTTTAATCGCCAGCACACTTGCGCTACAAGGTTGCAAAAAGAATTCAGCAATTATATTAGATGCATTCGTG ccGTACAAAATGCTTCGAAAAGTTTAATGGATGCCATAGCTGAAGTATATGAAAGTCAGTGGACGGGCTCGGAGGCCTTATATGCTCAGACGAAATCAATTGATACACAATTCCAACATTTTTCGTACAAGCTTGCTGATCAGGTTCTGAAGCAATTGGATACATATGCAATGCAATTTCCAGAAATGAAG aaaaaaatcgataaGCGAGGACGCAAACTAGTTGATTATGACAGCCAAAGGCATTCGTTCCAAAGTCTTCAAGCTAACGCTGCCAAACGCAAGGATGACATCAAG GTTACAAAAGGTCGTGAGCAACTAGAAGAGGCCAAAAGCACATACGAAATTTTAAATTCCGAATTGCATGATGAGTTACCGGCTCTATTCGACTCTAGAATACTATTTTTGGTGACGAACTTGCAAACATTATTTGCTTGCGAGCAACAGTTTCACAGTGAAACATCTAAAGTTTACGCTGAACTAGAGGCGATAGTCGATAAATTGGCTACAGAATCACAGCGCGGTTCTTACAcattgaaaaaaattaatg TGATTTCAAATCCATCAAGTCCTGCCCAATCACCGATAAAAGCAAACTTATCGATTGTGAACACCGTTACCAATGGTTCGGCAAATACCAATGGTC AAGATACTTCACAAAATACACAATTGCCAGAACCTGCTGTGTCCCCGGAAGACGAAGAACATTCCTATCAGAACACGGATGCTATAAAAGCGGTAGCCGCAACCACAATCTCAATGACTGTGGATATGAAATCAAATGACAATAATGTCAGCAAAGAGGATGCGAATGAGATCAAAATGAATGAGAGCGGTTCATCGGAAGATGCAGATCCATCAACGGAAACTTTCGTAACAAACG GTGCTGCGACTACTGATTTATCACCAGGAGTTTTATATCGCGTTAAAGCAACATATAAATATGTTCGTGAGGATGTAGATGAATTAAGCTTTGACGTGGGCGATATTATAGACGTAGTTGAATATGAAGACCCAGAAGATCAG gAGGAAGGTTGGTTGATGGGATCGAAAGCAGGCACAAATGAAAAGGGTATGTTTCCGGCTAACTTTACCCGGCCATTGTAA
- the LOC125955137 gene encoding bridging integrator 2 isoform X4 produces MHSCLMDAIAEVYESQWTGSEALYAQTKSIDTQFQHFSYKLADQVLKQLDTYAMQFPEMKKKIDKRGRKLVDYDSQRHSFQSLQANAAKRKDDIKVTKGREQLEEAKSTYEILNSELHDELPALFDSRILFLVTNLQTLFACEQQFHSETSKVYAELEAIVDKLATESQRGSYTLKKINVISNPSSPAQSPIKANLSIVNTVTNGSANTNGQDTSQNTQLPEPAVSPEDEEHSYQNTDAIKAVAATTISMTVDMKSNDNNVSKEDANEIKMNESGSSEDADPSTETFVTNGMAYLHQSQFNQEEIVSLQSIVAINSQMSMDEALEITQSPSNDISSSKDICKPPNTLDEDTADITSRPLRVVNHPTSPITTGTAISQTTENICSSNYLTGDDPYLLAGALAAPDTFLKECSPLTTSSIFQRHAAHAINYNSINHKNNAMHNLSLNVHNPQLHCSSLNNNSKLDILYNVPVGKCGTFRLVVKCPVYIKVYNLFNLSMKNVLFRCLLMQGSRSFRNLLV; encoded by the exons ATGCATTCGTG TTTAATGGATGCCATAGCTGAAGTATATGAAAGTCAGTGGACGGGCTCGGAGGCCTTATATGCTCAGACGAAATCAATTGATACACAATTCCAACATTTTTCGTACAAGCTTGCTGATCAGGTTCTGAAGCAATTGGATACATATGCAATGCAATTTCCAGAAATGAAG aaaaaaatcgataaGCGAGGACGCAAACTAGTTGATTATGACAGCCAAAGGCATTCGTTCCAAAGTCTTCAAGCTAACGCTGCCAAACGCAAGGATGACATCAAG GTTACAAAAGGTCGTGAGCAACTAGAAGAGGCCAAAAGCACATACGAAATTTTAAATTCCGAATTGCATGATGAGTTACCGGCTCTATTCGACTCTAGAATACTATTTTTGGTGACGAACTTGCAAACATTATTTGCTTGCGAGCAACAGTTTCACAGTGAAACATCTAAAGTTTACGCTGAACTAGAGGCGATAGTCGATAAATTGGCTACAGAATCACAGCGCGGTTCTTACAcattgaaaaaaattaatg TGATTTCAAATCCATCAAGTCCTGCCCAATCACCGATAAAAGCAAACTTATCGATTGTGAACACCGTTACCAATGGTTCGGCAAATACCAATGGTC AAGATACTTCACAAAATACACAATTGCCAGAACCTGCTGTGTCCCCGGAAGACGAAGAACATTCCTATCAGAACACGGATGCTATAAAAGCGGTAGCCGCAACCACAATCTCAATGACTGTGGATATGAAATCAAATGACAATAATGTCAGCAAAGAGGATGCGAATGAGATCAAAATGAATGAGAGCGGTTCATCGGAAGATGCAGATCCATCAACGGAAACTTTCGTAACAAACGGTATGGCTTACCTTCATCAGTCACAGTTTAATCAAGAAGAAATCGTTTCGCTCCAATCTATCGTGGCGATAAACTCTCAAATGTCAATGGACGAAGCTTTAGAAATCACCCAATCACCTTCGAATGAtataagctcttcaaaagatATCTGTAAACCGCCAAATACCCTTGATGAGGATACTGCTGATATTACGAGTAGACCGCTAAGAGTGGTTAATCATCCTACATCGCCAATCACTACTGGCACGGCTATTTCACAAACAA CCGAAAACATTTGCAGTTCTAACTATTTAACCGGTGATGATCCGTACTTACTGGCTGGTGCGCTCGCTGCTCCTGATACATTTTTGAAAGAATGTTCTCCCTTAACAACGTCATCAATATTTCAACGTCATGCCGCTCATGCAATTAACTACAATAGCATTAACCATAAAAACAACGCAATGCATAATCTATCATTGAATGTACACAACCCTCAACTGCACTGTTCTAGCCTGAATAATAACAGTAAGCTGGACATTCTCTATAACGTTCCGGTCGGTAAGTGTGGTACGTTCAGGTTAGTAGTTAAGTGTCCAGTGTATATTAAAGtatataatttatttaatctttcaatgaaaaatgtattatttagATGCTTGCTTATGCAGGGTTCACGTTCTTTTCGTAACCTACTTGTTTAA
- the LOC125955137 gene encoding bridging integrator 2 isoform X2, with protein sequence MAENKGILLAKSVQKHAGRAKEKLLQNLGKVDRTGDEIFDEHLTNFNRQHTCATRLQKEFSNYIRCIRAVQNASKSLMDAIAEVYESQWTGSEALYAQTKSIDTQFQHFSYKLADQVLKQLDTYAMQFPEMKKKIDKRGRKLVDYDSQRHSFQSLQANAAKRKDDIKVTKGREQLEEAKSTYEILNSELHDELPALFDSRILFLVTNLQTLFACEQQFHSETSKVYAELEAIVDKLATESQRGSYTLKKINVISNPSSPAQSPIKANLSIVNTVTNGSANTNGHTSQNTQLPEPAVSPEDEEHSYQNTDAIKAVAATTISMTVDMKSNDNNVSKEDANEIKMNESGSSEDADPSTETFVTNGMAYLHQSQFNQEEIVSLQSIVAINSQMSMDEALEITQSPSNDISSSKDICKPPNTLDEDTADITSRPLRVVNHPTSPITTGTAISQTTENICSSNYLTGDDPYLLAGALAAPDTFLKECSPLTTSSIFQRHAAHAINYNSINHKNNAMHNLSLNVHNPQLHCSSLNNNSKLDILYNVPVGKCGTFRLVVKCPVYIKVYNLFNLSMKNVLFRCLLMQGSRSFRNLLV encoded by the exons ATGGCCGAGAATAAAGGAATTTTACTGGCCAAATCGGTTCAAAAGCACGCTGGAAGGGCGAAGGAAAAG CTCCTTCAAAATCTTGGCAAAGTCGATCGTACGGGGGATGAAATATTTGACGAACATTTAACGAATTTTAATCGCCAGCACACTTGCGCTACAAGGTTGCAAAAAGAATTCAGCAATTATATTAGATGCATTCGTG ccGTACAAAATGCTTCGAAAAGTTTAATGGATGCCATAGCTGAAGTATATGAAAGTCAGTGGACGGGCTCGGAGGCCTTATATGCTCAGACGAAATCAATTGATACACAATTCCAACATTTTTCGTACAAGCTTGCTGATCAGGTTCTGAAGCAATTGGATACATATGCAATGCAATTTCCAGAAATGAAG aaaaaaatcgataaGCGAGGACGCAAACTAGTTGATTATGACAGCCAAAGGCATTCGTTCCAAAGTCTTCAAGCTAACGCTGCCAAACGCAAGGATGACATCAAG GTTACAAAAGGTCGTGAGCAACTAGAAGAGGCCAAAAGCACATACGAAATTTTAAATTCCGAATTGCATGATGAGTTACCGGCTCTATTCGACTCTAGAATACTATTTTTGGTGACGAACTTGCAAACATTATTTGCTTGCGAGCAACAGTTTCACAGTGAAACATCTAAAGTTTACGCTGAACTAGAGGCGATAGTCGATAAATTGGCTACAGAATCACAGCGCGGTTCTTACAcattgaaaaaaattaatg TGATTTCAAATCCATCAAGTCCTGCCCAATCACCGATAAAAGCAAACTTATCGATTGTGAACACCGTTACCAATGGTTCGGCAAATACCAATGGTC ATACTTCACAAAATACACAATTGCCAGAACCTGCTGTGTCCCCGGAAGACGAAGAACATTCCTATCAGAACACGGATGCTATAAAAGCGGTAGCCGCAACCACAATCTCAATGACTGTGGATATGAAATCAAATGACAATAATGTCAGCAAAGAGGATGCGAATGAGATCAAAATGAATGAGAGCGGTTCATCGGAAGATGCAGATCCATCAACGGAAACTTTCGTAACAAACGGTATGGCTTACCTTCATCAGTCACAGTTTAATCAAGAAGAAATCGTTTCGCTCCAATCTATCGTGGCGATAAACTCTCAAATGTCAATGGACGAAGCTTTAGAAATCACCCAATCACCTTCGAATGAtataagctcttcaaaagatATCTGTAAACCGCCAAATACCCTTGATGAGGATACTGCTGATATTACGAGTAGACCGCTAAGAGTGGTTAATCATCCTACATCGCCAATCACTACTGGCACGGCTATTTCACAAACAA CCGAAAACATTTGCAGTTCTAACTATTTAACCGGTGATGATCCGTACTTACTGGCTGGTGCGCTCGCTGCTCCTGATACATTTTTGAAAGAATGTTCTCCCTTAACAACGTCATCAATATTTCAACGTCATGCCGCTCATGCAATTAACTACAATAGCATTAACCATAAAAACAACGCAATGCATAATCTATCATTGAATGTACACAACCCTCAACTGCACTGTTCTAGCCTGAATAATAACAGTAAGCTGGACATTCTCTATAACGTTCCGGTCGGTAAGTGTGGTACGTTCAGGTTAGTAGTTAAGTGTCCAGTGTATATTAAAGtatataatttatttaatctttcaatgaaaaatgtattatttagATGCTTGCTTATGCAGGGTTCACGTTCTTTTCGTAACCTACTTGTTTAA
- the LOC125955137 gene encoding myc box-dependent-interacting protein 1 isoform X7: protein MAENKGILLAKSVQKHAGRAKEKLLQNLGKVDRTGDEIFDEHLTNFNRQHTCATRLQKEFSNYIRCIRAVQNASKSLMDAIAEVYESQWTGSEALYAQTKSIDTQFQHFSYKLADQVLKQLDTYAMQFPEMKKKIDKRGRKLVDYDSQRHSFQSLQANAAKRKDDIKVTKGREQLEEAKSTYEILNSELHDELPALFDSRILFLVTNLQTLFACEQQFHSETSKVYAELEAIVDKLATESQRGSYTLKKINVISNPSSPAQSPIKANLSIVNTVTNGSANTNGRAATTDLSPGVLYRVKATYKYVREDVDELSFDVGDIIDVVEYEDPEDQEEGWLMGSKAGTNEKGMFPANFTRPL, encoded by the exons ATGGCCGAGAATAAAGGAATTTTACTGGCCAAATCGGTTCAAAAGCACGCTGGAAGGGCGAAGGAAAAG CTCCTTCAAAATCTTGGCAAAGTCGATCGTACGGGGGATGAAATATTTGACGAACATTTAACGAATTTTAATCGCCAGCACACTTGCGCTACAAGGTTGCAAAAAGAATTCAGCAATTATATTAGATGCATTCGTG ccGTACAAAATGCTTCGAAAAGTTTAATGGATGCCATAGCTGAAGTATATGAAAGTCAGTGGACGGGCTCGGAGGCCTTATATGCTCAGACGAAATCAATTGATACACAATTCCAACATTTTTCGTACAAGCTTGCTGATCAGGTTCTGAAGCAATTGGATACATATGCAATGCAATTTCCAGAAATGAAG aaaaaaatcgataaGCGAGGACGCAAACTAGTTGATTATGACAGCCAAAGGCATTCGTTCCAAAGTCTTCAAGCTAACGCTGCCAAACGCAAGGATGACATCAAG GTTACAAAAGGTCGTGAGCAACTAGAAGAGGCCAAAAGCACATACGAAATTTTAAATTCCGAATTGCATGATGAGTTACCGGCTCTATTCGACTCTAGAATACTATTTTTGGTGACGAACTTGCAAACATTATTTGCTTGCGAGCAACAGTTTCACAGTGAAACATCTAAAGTTTACGCTGAACTAGAGGCGATAGTCGATAAATTGGCTACAGAATCACAGCGCGGTTCTTACAcattgaaaaaaattaatg TGATTTCAAATCCATCAAGTCCTGCCCAATCACCGATAAAAGCAAACTTATCGATTGTGAACACCGTTACCAATGGTTCGGCAAATACCAATGGTC GTGCTGCGACTACTGATTTATCACCAGGAGTTTTATATCGCGTTAAAGCAACATATAAATATGTTCGTGAGGATGTAGATGAATTAAGCTTTGACGTGGGCGATATTATAGACGTAGTTGAATATGAAGACCCAGAAGATCAG gAGGAAGGTTGGTTGATGGGATCGAAAGCAGGCACAAATGAAAAGGGTATGTTTCCGGCTAACTTTACCCGGCCATTGTAA
- the LOC125955137 gene encoding bridging integrator 2 isoform X1, which translates to MAENKGILLAKSVQKHAGRAKEKLLQNLGKVDRTGDEIFDEHLTNFNRQHTCATRLQKEFSNYIRCIRAVQNASKSLMDAIAEVYESQWTGSEALYAQTKSIDTQFQHFSYKLADQVLKQLDTYAMQFPEMKKKIDKRGRKLVDYDSQRHSFQSLQANAAKRKDDIKVTKGREQLEEAKSTYEILNSELHDELPALFDSRILFLVTNLQTLFACEQQFHSETSKVYAELEAIVDKLATESQRGSYTLKKINVISNPSSPAQSPIKANLSIVNTVTNGSANTNGQDTSQNTQLPEPAVSPEDEEHSYQNTDAIKAVAATTISMTVDMKSNDNNVSKEDANEIKMNESGSSEDADPSTETFVTNGMAYLHQSQFNQEEIVSLQSIVAINSQMSMDEALEITQSPSNDISSSKDICKPPNTLDEDTADITSRPLRVVNHPTSPITTGTAISQTTENICSSNYLTGDDPYLLAGALAAPDTFLKECSPLTTSSIFQRHAAHAINYNSINHKNNAMHNLSLNVHNPQLHCSSLNNNSKLDILYNVPVGKCGTFRLVVKCPVYIKVYNLFNLSMKNVLFRCLLMQGSRSFRNLLV; encoded by the exons ATGGCCGAGAATAAAGGAATTTTACTGGCCAAATCGGTTCAAAAGCACGCTGGAAGGGCGAAGGAAAAG CTCCTTCAAAATCTTGGCAAAGTCGATCGTACGGGGGATGAAATATTTGACGAACATTTAACGAATTTTAATCGCCAGCACACTTGCGCTACAAGGTTGCAAAAAGAATTCAGCAATTATATTAGATGCATTCGTG ccGTACAAAATGCTTCGAAAAGTTTAATGGATGCCATAGCTGAAGTATATGAAAGTCAGTGGACGGGCTCGGAGGCCTTATATGCTCAGACGAAATCAATTGATACACAATTCCAACATTTTTCGTACAAGCTTGCTGATCAGGTTCTGAAGCAATTGGATACATATGCAATGCAATTTCCAGAAATGAAG aaaaaaatcgataaGCGAGGACGCAAACTAGTTGATTATGACAGCCAAAGGCATTCGTTCCAAAGTCTTCAAGCTAACGCTGCCAAACGCAAGGATGACATCAAG GTTACAAAAGGTCGTGAGCAACTAGAAGAGGCCAAAAGCACATACGAAATTTTAAATTCCGAATTGCATGATGAGTTACCGGCTCTATTCGACTCTAGAATACTATTTTTGGTGACGAACTTGCAAACATTATTTGCTTGCGAGCAACAGTTTCACAGTGAAACATCTAAAGTTTACGCTGAACTAGAGGCGATAGTCGATAAATTGGCTACAGAATCACAGCGCGGTTCTTACAcattgaaaaaaattaatg TGATTTCAAATCCATCAAGTCCTGCCCAATCACCGATAAAAGCAAACTTATCGATTGTGAACACCGTTACCAATGGTTCGGCAAATACCAATGGTC AAGATACTTCACAAAATACACAATTGCCAGAACCTGCTGTGTCCCCGGAAGACGAAGAACATTCCTATCAGAACACGGATGCTATAAAAGCGGTAGCCGCAACCACAATCTCAATGACTGTGGATATGAAATCAAATGACAATAATGTCAGCAAAGAGGATGCGAATGAGATCAAAATGAATGAGAGCGGTTCATCGGAAGATGCAGATCCATCAACGGAAACTTTCGTAACAAACGGTATGGCTTACCTTCATCAGTCACAGTTTAATCAAGAAGAAATCGTTTCGCTCCAATCTATCGTGGCGATAAACTCTCAAATGTCAATGGACGAAGCTTTAGAAATCACCCAATCACCTTCGAATGAtataagctcttcaaaagatATCTGTAAACCGCCAAATACCCTTGATGAGGATACTGCTGATATTACGAGTAGACCGCTAAGAGTGGTTAATCATCCTACATCGCCAATCACTACTGGCACGGCTATTTCACAAACAA CCGAAAACATTTGCAGTTCTAACTATTTAACCGGTGATGATCCGTACTTACTGGCTGGTGCGCTCGCTGCTCCTGATACATTTTTGAAAGAATGTTCTCCCTTAACAACGTCATCAATATTTCAACGTCATGCCGCTCATGCAATTAACTACAATAGCATTAACCATAAAAACAACGCAATGCATAATCTATCATTGAATGTACACAACCCTCAACTGCACTGTTCTAGCCTGAATAATAACAGTAAGCTGGACATTCTCTATAACGTTCCGGTCGGTAAGTGTGGTACGTTCAGGTTAGTAGTTAAGTGTCCAGTGTATATTAAAGtatataatttatttaatctttcaatgaaaaatgtattatttagATGCTTGCTTATGCAGGGTTCACGTTCTTTTCGTAACCTACTTGTTTAA
- the LOC125955137 gene encoding amphiphysin isoform X3: protein MAENKGILLAKSVQKHAGRAKEKLLQNLGKVDRTGDEIFDEHLTNFNRQHTCATRLQKEFSNYIRCIRAVQNASKSLMDAIAEVYESQWTGSEALYAQTKSIDTQFQHFSYKLADQVLKQLDTYAMQFPEMKKKIDKRGRKLVDYDSQRHSFQSLQANAAKRKDDIKVTKGREQLEEAKSTYEILNSELHDELPALFDSRILFLVTNLQTLFACEQQFHSETSKVYAELEAIVDKLATESQRGSYTLKKINVISNPSSPAQSPIKANLSIVNTVTNGSANTNGQDTSQNTQLPEPAVSPEDEEHSYQNTDAIKAVAATTISMTVDMKSNDNNVSKEDANEIKMNESGSSEDADPSTETFVTNGMAYLHQSQFNQEEIVSLQSIVAINSQMSMDEALEITQSPSNDISSSKDICKPPNTLDEDTADITSRPLRVVNHPTSPITTGTAISQTSAATTDLSPGVLYRVKATYKYVREDVDELSFDVGDIIDVVEYEDPEDQEEGWLMGSKAGTNEKGMFPANFTRPL from the exons ATGGCCGAGAATAAAGGAATTTTACTGGCCAAATCGGTTCAAAAGCACGCTGGAAGGGCGAAGGAAAAG CTCCTTCAAAATCTTGGCAAAGTCGATCGTACGGGGGATGAAATATTTGACGAACATTTAACGAATTTTAATCGCCAGCACACTTGCGCTACAAGGTTGCAAAAAGAATTCAGCAATTATATTAGATGCATTCGTG ccGTACAAAATGCTTCGAAAAGTTTAATGGATGCCATAGCTGAAGTATATGAAAGTCAGTGGACGGGCTCGGAGGCCTTATATGCTCAGACGAAATCAATTGATACACAATTCCAACATTTTTCGTACAAGCTTGCTGATCAGGTTCTGAAGCAATTGGATACATATGCAATGCAATTTCCAGAAATGAAG aaaaaaatcgataaGCGAGGACGCAAACTAGTTGATTATGACAGCCAAAGGCATTCGTTCCAAAGTCTTCAAGCTAACGCTGCCAAACGCAAGGATGACATCAAG GTTACAAAAGGTCGTGAGCAACTAGAAGAGGCCAAAAGCACATACGAAATTTTAAATTCCGAATTGCATGATGAGTTACCGGCTCTATTCGACTCTAGAATACTATTTTTGGTGACGAACTTGCAAACATTATTTGCTTGCGAGCAACAGTTTCACAGTGAAACATCTAAAGTTTACGCTGAACTAGAGGCGATAGTCGATAAATTGGCTACAGAATCACAGCGCGGTTCTTACAcattgaaaaaaattaatg TGATTTCAAATCCATCAAGTCCTGCCCAATCACCGATAAAAGCAAACTTATCGATTGTGAACACCGTTACCAATGGTTCGGCAAATACCAATGGTC AAGATACTTCACAAAATACACAATTGCCAGAACCTGCTGTGTCCCCGGAAGACGAAGAACATTCCTATCAGAACACGGATGCTATAAAAGCGGTAGCCGCAACCACAATCTCAATGACTGTGGATATGAAATCAAATGACAATAATGTCAGCAAAGAGGATGCGAATGAGATCAAAATGAATGAGAGCGGTTCATCGGAAGATGCAGATCCATCAACGGAAACTTTCGTAACAAACGGTATGGCTTACCTTCATCAGTCACAGTTTAATCAAGAAGAAATCGTTTCGCTCCAATCTATCGTGGCGATAAACTCTCAAATGTCAATGGACGAAGCTTTAGAAATCACCCAATCACCTTCGAATGAtataagctcttcaaaagatATCTGTAAACCGCCAAATACCCTTGATGAGGATACTGCTGATATTACGAGTAGACCGCTAAGAGTGGTTAATCATCCTACATCGCCAATCACTACTGGCACGGCTATTTCACAAACAA GTGCTGCGACTACTGATTTATCACCAGGAGTTTTATATCGCGTTAAAGCAACATATAAATATGTTCGTGAGGATGTAGATGAATTAAGCTTTGACGTGGGCGATATTATAGACGTAGTTGAATATGAAGACCCAGAAGATCAG gAGGAAGGTTGGTTGATGGGATCGAAAGCAGGCACAAATGAAAAGGGTATGTTTCCGGCTAACTTTACCCGGCCATTGTAA
- the LOC125955137 gene encoding bridging integrator 2 isoform X5: protein MQFPEMKKKIDKRGRKLVDYDSQRHSFQSLQANAAKRKDDIKVTKGREQLEEAKSTYEILNSELHDELPALFDSRILFLVTNLQTLFACEQQFHSETSKVYAELEAIVDKLATESQRGSYTLKKINVISNPSSPAQSPIKANLSIVNTVTNGSANTNGQDTSQNTQLPEPAVSPEDEEHSYQNTDAIKAVAATTISMTVDMKSNDNNVSKEDANEIKMNESGSSEDADPSTETFVTNGMAYLHQSQFNQEEIVSLQSIVAINSQMSMDEALEITQSPSNDISSSKDICKPPNTLDEDTADITSRPLRVVNHPTSPITTGTAISQTTENICSSNYLTGDDPYLLAGALAAPDTFLKECSPLTTSSIFQRHAAHAINYNSINHKNNAMHNLSLNVHNPQLHCSSLNNNSKLDILYNVPVGKCGTFRLVVKCPVYIKVYNLFNLSMKNVLFRCLLMQGSRSFRNLLV, encoded by the exons ATGCAATTTCCAGAAATGAAG aaaaaaatcgataaGCGAGGACGCAAACTAGTTGATTATGACAGCCAAAGGCATTCGTTCCAAAGTCTTCAAGCTAACGCTGCCAAACGCAAGGATGACATCAAG GTTACAAAAGGTCGTGAGCAACTAGAAGAGGCCAAAAGCACATACGAAATTTTAAATTCCGAATTGCATGATGAGTTACCGGCTCTATTCGACTCTAGAATACTATTTTTGGTGACGAACTTGCAAACATTATTTGCTTGCGAGCAACAGTTTCACAGTGAAACATCTAAAGTTTACGCTGAACTAGAGGCGATAGTCGATAAATTGGCTACAGAATCACAGCGCGGTTCTTACAcattgaaaaaaattaatg TGATTTCAAATCCATCAAGTCCTGCCCAATCACCGATAAAAGCAAACTTATCGATTGTGAACACCGTTACCAATGGTTCGGCAAATACCAATGGTC AAGATACTTCACAAAATACACAATTGCCAGAACCTGCTGTGTCCCCGGAAGACGAAGAACATTCCTATCAGAACACGGATGCTATAAAAGCGGTAGCCGCAACCACAATCTCAATGACTGTGGATATGAAATCAAATGACAATAATGTCAGCAAAGAGGATGCGAATGAGATCAAAATGAATGAGAGCGGTTCATCGGAAGATGCAGATCCATCAACGGAAACTTTCGTAACAAACGGTATGGCTTACCTTCATCAGTCACAGTTTAATCAAGAAGAAATCGTTTCGCTCCAATCTATCGTGGCGATAAACTCTCAAATGTCAATGGACGAAGCTTTAGAAATCACCCAATCACCTTCGAATGAtataagctcttcaaaagatATCTGTAAACCGCCAAATACCCTTGATGAGGATACTGCTGATATTACGAGTAGACCGCTAAGAGTGGTTAATCATCCTACATCGCCAATCACTACTGGCACGGCTATTTCACAAACAA CCGAAAACATTTGCAGTTCTAACTATTTAACCGGTGATGATCCGTACTTACTGGCTGGTGCGCTCGCTGCTCCTGATACATTTTTGAAAGAATGTTCTCCCTTAACAACGTCATCAATATTTCAACGTCATGCCGCTCATGCAATTAACTACAATAGCATTAACCATAAAAACAACGCAATGCATAATCTATCATTGAATGTACACAACCCTCAACTGCACTGTTCTAGCCTGAATAATAACAGTAAGCTGGACATTCTCTATAACGTTCCGGTCGGTAAGTGTGGTACGTTCAGGTTAGTAGTTAAGTGTCCAGTGTATATTAAAGtatataatttatttaatctttcaatgaaaaatgtattatttagATGCTTGCTTATGCAGGGTTCACGTTCTTTTCGTAACCTACTTGTTTAA